CTTGCCGTCGGTCGCATGCATCTGAGCTGCCAGATGCCGACGGTGCGCTGTGGAATGACCACGCACGCGCAGGGCGAGTTGCCCAAGGACCCGTCCGTGTTGCGCACGATCGTGCGCGACGCCGGACAGAGTCTCGGCATCTACGCCGGTATCGCCACCGCCGGTGACGTCGCGGCGGGCGACGAGGTGGAGTTGCTTTAGCGCGGAGTCTTCCATCCGCCGCGCCTTTCGACGATGGCGAGGCGTTTCGCGGTCCCGGCCGAATTCACCCCCTCACCGCGCGTTACTTCTGGATGCTTTTCACCTTCGACCGCCCGCGGGACAAACCGTGTTTGCGAGTCCGCGCATCCACCTTCGCTAGCAACACCAGTTGTCGGGGCACTTTTGTTTGCGGCGTCGCATGAGCAGTACGAAGGACGGGAAAGGACTCACGATCCCTGCCGCGTGCGGCCGAGGCCGAGCACGCCCGGATTCATGATCCCGGCAGGATCCAGCTCTGCCCGCGCTGCTTCGAGCGCACGCCCGAACAGCGCCGGTCTCTGCTCGCAGTACCATGGCGCGTGATCGCGGCCGACCGCGTGGTGGTGCGTGATCGTTCCGCCAAGGCGCATCAACGCGTTGGATGCGACTTCTTTGATCGCATCCCAATCTTCGAGCTGGCGCTCCGGCGCCGACGGCGCGAGGATCGTGAAGTAAGGCGCCGGACCGTCGGGATAGACGTGCGTGAAGCGGCAGCTCACGCTGCCGCCGCCGCACCGGCGGCCGAGCTCGCCGCGCACGGCATCAACGATGCCTGCATGGAACTCTTCGAAGCGATCCCACGTGATCGCCGTCTCGAAGGTATCACTGATCATTCCGAGCCCGACCAGCGCGTCGCGAAGGTACGGCGCGCGCAGGAACGCATCGCGCCACGCACCTTCGGCGCCTTCGCGTCCTGCTTCGTTATTGTTGCTGCGCGTTTTGCCGGCGCCTGGCGCGAACCGGCCGCCATGGTCAGCAACCAGCTCGAGCGCGCGCGCCATCCACGCGTCCGGTGGATGATCGGCCGACTCGAACGCGACGATCAGCACGGCGTGGCTTCCGTCGCCGGCGCCGGTGGTCAGTGCTTCGCCGGCATCCAGCAGGCGACAGTTGGTCGGGAACAGCGCGGACTGGGACAGCGCGCGAACGGCGCCCGCTGCAGCGTAAAAATCGGCAAACTTTACGCTCGCCGACGCGCGGTACTTCGGTCTGTCCTGCAGCCGCATCCACGCTTCGGTGATGATGCCGATCGTGCCTTCGGAGCCGATCACGTAGCGGTCGGGACTCGGACCGGCTCCCGATCCGGGCAGCCGCCGACTCT
This region of Candidatus Binatia bacterium genomic DNA includes:
- a CDS encoding FAD-binding oxidoreductase, with amino-acid sequence MDGATGKRRKFWGWGHESEGPSIDHQRAIGGMLAARFGFEAGEPRPEPQIGEIELRPARVVAPSALQAILSDGKEDRASHTYGKAFRDVVRAYRRDFACAPDLVAHPQGEADVVRLLDWCASARVAAIPYGGGSSVVGGVEARGLDDYAGVVSIDLAGLGRVLEIDRKSRAAHIQAGIYGPALEAALRPHDLTLRHFPQSFEFSTLGGWIATRSGGHYASLYTHIDDFVESIRTVTPAGVLESRRLPGSGAGPSPDRYVIGSEGTIGIITEAWMRLQDRPKYRASASVKFADFYAAAGAVRALSQSALFPTNCRLLDAGEALTTGAGDGSHAVLIVAFESADHPPDAWMARALELVADHGGRFAPGAGKTRSNNNEAGREGAEGAWRDAFLRAPYLRDALVGLGMISDTFETAITWDRFEEFHAGIVDAVRGELGRRCGGGSVSCRFTHVYPDGPAPYFTILAPSAPERQLEDWDAIKEVASNALMRLGGTITHHHAVGRDHAPWYCEQRPALFGRALEAARAELDPAGIMNPGVLGLGRTRQGS